One Setaria viridis chromosome 7, Setaria_viridis_v4.0, whole genome shotgun sequence genomic region harbors:
- the LOC117865962 gene encoding uncharacterized protein, which translates to MPRSESDSDDIFFDACEDVRSARELSSSEDCSTSDDVSAPRKFEYEIWANEPMSVQERRQRFLKGMGFDEFVSTRMDSFQCHGEITAVESSTDMEERTVSGHSSQESSVSDNESESDGACCIRDMDSGKRYIVNNGAHNSITDMLKEVGSDKMMSLLKFENLLGLSRSVQKLLRRGYGNSLARESKGASKKDDKSLWKKFMTKRSFSGICKSDVHVKNCTKRAPIRTKVQYRKKNFLEFSAINMDQEIRAHKGSIRVMKFSPSGWYLASGGEDCVVRIWQIIEVEAPPKLYKGEDPYEKVEKVQVFKTNTGKGQNHALAVIPKKAFRISETPMHEFHGHTSDILDLTWSKSDYLLTSSKDKTVRLWKPGCDGCLAVFKHKDYVTCVQFNPIDERYFISGSLDGKVRIWDVLDRRVTDWADTRNIITAVSYQPDGKGFVVGTTAGACRFYNQSGENIKLEKELFVQGKKKSSASRINSLKFCTSDSNRIIITSADSKIRVADGDSIKKFEGPWKSKALSSPSLTSDGRYLISAGKDSNVYIWNFPNSGDAKSVHSCELFFSKDVTNAVPWPGVHQDGHTKPSCLTEKSSSAPTLRRHGEPLSPGPWPFADGTKGSATWPEEKLPSAGKPESSPQLGDCLSAISAAWSTVIVTASRDGVIRSFPNYGLPVRL; encoded by the exons ATGCCAAGGTCTGAATCAGACAGTGATGATATTTTCTTCGACGCATGTGAAGATGTTCGATCAGCAAGGGAGCTTTCATCCTCAGAGGATTGCAGCACGAGTGATGATGTTTCAGCACCAAGGAAATTTGAGTACGAGATTTGGGCGAATGAGCCAATGAGTGTTCAAGAAAGACGTCAAAGGTTCCTTAAAGGAATGGGATTCGATGAATTTGTTTCTACCAGAATGGATTCTTTTCAATGCCATGGGGAAATCACAGCAGTTGAGTCTTCCACCGACATGGAGGAGAGAACTGTCAGCGGCCATTCTTCCCAGGAATCATCTGTTTCTGACAATGAATCGGAATCTGATGGTGCCTGTTGCATAAGGGATATGGACAGTGGAAAGAGATATATAGTTAACAATGGTGCGCATAACAGTATAACTGACATGCTGAAGGAGGTTGGATCAGATAAGATGATGTCTCTCCTGAAGTTTGAGAACCTACTTGGCCTCTCTCGATCTGTTCAAAAATTGCTACGAAGGGGATATGGTAACAGTCTTGCAAGAGAATCAAAAGGTGCTAGCAAAAAGGATGACAAAAGTTTGTGGAAGAAATTCATGACTAAGAGAAGTTTTAGTGGGATTTGCAAGTCTGATGTCCATGTGAAAAACTGCACGAAACGTGCACCAATCAGAACAAAAGTTCAATACCGGAAGAAAAATTTTCTTGAATTCTCTGCTATCAACATGGATCAAGAAATCAGAGCTCACAAGGGTTCAATTAGGGTCATGAAATTCAGTCCATCTGGCTGGTATTTAGCAAGTGGAGGTGAAGATTGTGTTGTAAGAATATGGCAGATCATAGAAGTAGAAGCACCTCCTAAGTTGTATAAGGGAGAGGATCCCTATGAAAAAGTGGAGAAAGTTCAAGTCTTTAAGACAAATACAGGAAAGGGGCAGAACCATGCACTTGCAGTTATACCCAAGAAAGCTTTCCGAATTTCAGAGACTCCGATGCATGAATTTCATGGCCATACTAGTGATATCCTTGATTTGACATGGTCAAAGTCAGAT TATCTCTTGACTTCGTCCAAAGATAAGACAGTGCGCTTATGGAAACCTGGCTGTGATGGTTGTCTTGCAGTTTTCAAACACAAAGACTATG TGACATGCGTCCAATTCAACCCTATTGATGAGAGATACTTCATCAGTGGTTCATTAGATGGTAAAGTGCGCATTTGGGATGTATTGGACAGGCGAGTAACTGACTGGGCTGATACTCGGAATATCATAACTGCTGTGAGTTACCAACCAGATGGAAAG GGTTTCGTTGTTGGCACGACTGCAGGAGCATGCCGCTTCTACAATCAATCAG GTGAAAACATCAAGCTAGAGAAGGAATTGTTTGTGCAAGGGAAGAAAAAGTCATCTGCCAGTCGGATCAACAGTCTGAAG TTTTGTACAAGTGATTCCAATAGGATTATAATCACTTCGGCAGATTCCAAAATTCGAGTTGCTGATGGTGATAGCATCAAAAAGTTTGAAG GGCCATGGAAGTCGAAGGCTCTATCATCGCCGTCTTTAACATCCGACGGCAGATACCTTATCTCCGCCGGCAAGGATTCCAACGTCTACATCTGGAACTTTCCCAACTCCGGAGATGCCAAATCAGTTCACTCCTGCGAGCTGTTCTTCTCCAAGGACGTGACCAACGCAGTGCCATGGCCTGGCGTGCACCAAGACGGGCACACCAAACCTTCCTGCCTGACCGAGAAATCCTCCAGCGCGCCCACTCTGCGCCGCCACGGGGAGCCCCTGTCCCCTGGGCCGTGGCCCTTCGCCGACGGCACCAAGGGGTCGGCGACATGGCCGGAGGAGAAGCTGCCTTCTGCCGGGAAGCCCGAGAGCAGCCCGCAGCTGGGCGACTGCCTCTCCGCGATCTCCGCCGCGTGGAGCACGGTCATCGTGACCGCCAGCCGCGACGGCGTGATCCGGTCTTTTCCCAACTACGGCCTTCCTGTGAGACTCTGA